A region of the Dreissena polymorpha isolate Duluth1 chromosome 6, UMN_Dpol_1.0, whole genome shotgun sequence genome:
atttgtttatcTATTTCAAAATGCGAACCACTTTACAATTATTAATCTATTgaatcataattttaaatgttgatGAGAAAGTCCATGTTTTTACTGAAAAAACTTACTTAATAACGTGATATCTACCTTTCCATAGACATATATCTACgataaattattttacaacatactcaccatttgtttcataaaatcGCAACCAATTTCGAATCACTACCATGGAATCACGACATTAACGCACATATAatgttttactcttgtaaaatcaAACCGTACATGTCGAACAGCTTTAAATAACATCGATTGATATTTCCTCTTGTCCTATGTCTAAGTGATTCCTCATTGATTGATTAGATTGTTAGCCTCTGAAAATTGTTAATATCGTATTTAGTAAGAAACATGCGTCTACATACGTACACCGTAATTACACTTATAAAATTGTCCCGAGCTATTGCGAATTGTTCGTAGTTTCCTCAATTTATTTCCATACTgttaacagggtgcaggatcacgtgacttaaATAAGTCTTATCTGTGTAGATAAGAATGTCCGGTAtcccatttttattttttaaattgcacaACACAGGTATGCGTAAATCAATCGGCTATTCGTAAATTAATACTAGGCTGCTAAATATTGATAGATCATAAACTGGTTTACATGATATAAATGATCATGCATTTCGTGCTCATTTCAAAAACAACGCAAGATCTTCTTAACGAATTTTCGTCATAAATGGCGCTCGCCAGttgttaaactttaaataacaacaagtgTTGATAGAAATTATGTCGCTAAGAAACGTCGGCCCACATGGGTATTCACTTAAGAAAGTACATCTGCTTACGTTTCCTCATTTAACCTGCattaaataatcattttcttTGAAAACTCAAAGGGCTAAATAAATGTATTCTTTTTCTAAAGCAAAGTTCaacaatttgaaattaaaatttcaatacaaattCAAACTGCGGAGAAGAAGAAAACAAGTTCATAAGGTTGGCTAGTCTCAGAGCAGCCACAATCCTCTTTTTATCTTCTATGTAATTAAGATACATTTCCGTTATAGCGTTAACCATTTAAAAACAGATAACGTACTTACTATATAACCAAAAACAGTCAAaatctaaataaaatatttacaattgtttAGTATTTCACAGCTTAAGTCGAAATTTAACCCTACAAAATATGAAAAGGCTAGTGAatacaaataacaaaaatgtattgcGTGTGTTTAGTTAAAAAATAACGTGTTTGTTAAAGACAAATATAAACTATTCTCGTAGTAGTGAAATGATATACTCACATAAATcatgtttttacaaaatgtgCATGCATTATGCTTTCGAAAAATTATTTGACACAATAAAAGTATATTTCATATTGCAGCTATAACAGCCGTGATAATTGTTCacaaatatgtttaattgtgTAAGGTATAACagcttaaaacaaataataaaataaattgaaataacgtACACATGAAGCTGATAACCTATTGAAATCCAACAATATTGTGTGCCATTACACTATTATTTAACTTTTATTATGAGGGACCGATATATATTGATGGAAATTTTTATATCAGATtttgataaatatgtttatatagcTTCaatattatatctttatatacaaaacattgtataacAGCAACGACATAGAGCACACAGCAGGGTAACACAACCTGCTAGAGCACACAGCAGGGTAACACAACCAGCACATTTTCCCACCACTCTGTCAACTTGTAACACACAACGTTAACGATTGAATGTTTTACTCTCATTTTATATAGGTTCACAAACGTTCAGTGGTAGTGGACTTTGTTAACACACTAGTTTAGCTGATTAAACTTGACTTATACAATTGTAACAAAATGATAACTTACTACCCATCTTGCTACATTCATCAGCCCCCTTAAACTTAAACTGTTCCATATATATGTATCAAATTGTTTAACAACAGGAAGTTGATGGGCAAGAACATGAGATTTGTTCCAAAGAGTAAGCTTTAATTCAATAATTAACAGAAGTTAGCGTGTAGTATATACAGCAGTGTGCAAGAACGAAACTTGACGCTGCTggtttgaatttatttgtgtgaCGGCTTTATCATTTCATATTCTTCCTTGCCACGATCGTGGTGCGTAAGAGATTCATACATTGCAGTTGTTGACATTGCTCTGAAACGATTTGATCATGGACGCATGTGAATTTACAAATTATCAGAGCTATGagtatcattattatcattattattatgtaaatgaaacGTTTAAATTTGCGAAATAGATGTGAGTAAAAACAATAATGCACGATAAATTATTTACCCGGGTTGGGTTTCTTGTTTCGCGTTCGCGTCACCTGAAAAATACAATCGAATGTACGTTTATTTCTGTGATATCTCATTggcaataatataaacaaatagcattatTCACCGCCTTATACGCATACCAGCCCTGTGTCATAATACAAACAAATCAACGTCCTGAACATATACAGACGTTAAGAAAGATACATGAAGTTACTGGTGATTTTATAGTGTATCCAATATAAACATTAGAACGTGTACAATTATCCTCCATCTGCTCATTACCAACAACGTTCTCATATGCTGCTCCAGTTGAAAGATGAATGTCTTGAACTTGTCCATGACCTTTGGCAGGTTGAGACTGGTTTACTCGTTGATTTCTTTCTGCAGGATTAGTCGGTATAGACGAATAGGCATCATCATTTCCCGATAGATGCGCTGACCTTAAAATGATAATATCAACATGTTGAAACATAAATATGCACTATACAAACGATCGTTAATGACGACATTCAATGTATGTGAACTAAACTATATTTACATGTTTGAATGAACGCTGTGACTTACGCGATTCTTGACCCATCTTGTGCATGTTGCGACGGATTAACTCGTTGATTTCTGTCTGCAGGAGTAGGCGGTATAGACGAATAGGCATCATCACTTCCCAATAGATACTCTGACCTAAATAGAATGATAATATCAACATGTTAAAAATAGGATTGCACTGTACTAACGATCGTTAATGACAGTATTTAAGGTACGTAAATCAAATTACATTCAGATGTTTCAAGAACGTTGTGACTTACGTGATTTCGGGCCCAGGTCGGATGCCTGGAATAGATGctatttatgtaaacaaatgaaTTACACTTAACTATGAACATTGAGAAGAACACTTCATACACGCTTTACTTTTTAAAACAGACTTtactttaataagaaaagaaAAACGTAAGTGTATATGTAATGAACGTGTTAAAGCCAATGATTGTACAATATTCACAAGTGGTCGAATTCAATAACAACAATTTATTGAATATAATACACTAGACTTAGTAATATTTATACACTATAATAGTGAATAATATATAGTCGTGAATCGACCCATTCCAATAGATACCTCTTTGGGAGCTGGTATTCGTCCTCCGAATCACGACAATCCACGATCCTAGGATTCCGAGAAATAATCCGAGAATAACGCCTCCGACAACACTTCCGCTAATTGCACCAACACTGAATGATTGTGAAGACGTATTGGGTAAATCTGAACcttaaatgtacataacaatttaaattaagaaCGGAATTTTGAGAACCGATAAGTATTTGAGCCCTACTGAGCGTCGTGATTtacttattataaatgaattaatatgagTATGTTATTTTAGCCTTCACAAATGCTAAGACCAAAGACAAAGAAACAAAGTCGCGTAAAGTTTCTCATAAATTGTCCTCTTTTTTAATAATGCACTTCCACATTTTTTGTACTTAGAACGTATGGATGAGAACATATTGTATCGTGGTCCTTGTTAAACTGGatttataatacatatacgagtataagaaacaaatattacAACATACGATGCATTAGGAAAGATAATGTACAAATACCCGACACATCAACCGACAATGTTGTAAATGACACGATATCTGAAGGTCCACTTCGGCCTAAGACGTTTTCTGCGTAAACCCGTATTCTATAATATGTTGACTCTTTCAACATTGTCAAATCGATGTACACGGCAGACGAACTAAGATTGAAAAATGCAGTAGACACAGTTTGTTCAATCCATTCACCGTCGTTTTCGTTTACTTCAACTGTAAATTGTTGAAACATACGGCCTGTCAACTGGAAGAACCAGGAAACCCTGACTGAATTAGCAGCTATTTCAGTGACCGCGACAGATGACGGTGCTTCAGGAAAAGCTGAAATCAGACgaaaaaagttttgtttaaatactttttaatttaattgtgtatacgtatattaataaacaaatataaaagaaaCACAATCTTGATACGAAATTTGTTTACTAAGTGAATGTTTGGTCacatgttttaacaattttagatTAAGATCCTTTCCAAAGCGATCTTATATTAAAGTGCACATATTTAGTTGGGGATAAAATGCacgaattgtttttttttccatttagttTCTTGAGCTTCATTGTTTGATCTACTAAACAAGTTTGTACTGTATGTTAACGTTACATCTTTATTTTAAAGGTAAAATTATAGTCTACTATACATACAGGCAATTATAAGTTGTGCATGTCGGTTTGAGGTTAATCTTTTCCCGGTATTGTTCCCCGTGCAATATATTTTCATGTCATCATCGACACGCTTCGCTGTGTAATTAAGGACACTTTTTGTGCCATTGTCTGGAAGCCATTTTACACTGGAATAAGACATTTCTACATCATCCATGTAATTCTGTGGTGTCCGGTTGTCTTTGTACCACTTAATAACGGCGACAGGTTTTCCAGTTGATGTAACACATTTGAATGAGATGGAGTCATTCTCTTAAAGGAACACTATCTTTGATTCTGGAGTCACAATTTCAACGTACATGATTGGTACTGAAAGCATAGTAAGAGACACCGTTTGATATCGAAACTTAAATGTTAGATGCAATGACAGTTATGAGCATTGTCTGTACGGgcaattatttgaaatattcaaCAGAACACATTCAACTCAATAAAActaaaattgtattaatatttctTACCATTTACTTGTACGAATATCAAAGCATTACTTGTTTCTGACCTTACCGAACCAATCGACGGTGTCATAGTATTACGAGCACTGCACGTGTAGTTTCCTTCGTGCATTGTATCAATGCTGGTTATTACCACATTTTGACCTGTTGTTGTACCACCGGGATATGTCCATGTAAAAGATGGTGAAGGATAGGCGATACTCGTGCATGTTAGAAGGAGGGACTTTCCCGACAAAGCAACGATAGATCCACCTACTACTGAACCGTTGAAGTTAAATTCTGGTTGTGAAGGTCCAACTGTCAAATACAAAGTAAACCAATCAATATTCAAGAATGTGTTATCCGTATATTTGTCATACACAAAGGaatttaaatgtgtgcttttttcaACGTATTTATGAGAGGAGCGatattacaatatttaatttaaaataagttCGAGAGGTAAAGAATATACTAGACtatatattaaaattcataaCATTCACTACAATCTACAGCTGCGTCAGTTTAGTAACTTCTGAAAAGATCTCATAAGAAGGTCGTCTTACATAGAATATTAATTGATGGCTTCATTGAAGAAAACACTCTTGATCCGCCGTTGTTTCCAGAGCAGTACAATCGCGTGTTATGGTCAGGGTTGTAGGGTTTAACAGTCAGTGTGCTGATCGTAACGTTGTCACTCATGGTTGTTACCTCGGATAAATGCGTTATGTTAACATCATCCGACTCGTCATTTGTGGCGCTGTCCATAAACCTGTCTATTACGGGAGTGGGCCTACCGAAGTCACTGGCGCATGTTACCTGCACTGTTCGATTGACTATCAATGAGATTGGATCCAGTTTTGGTGATATTTCTAATTTAGTTATAGGAACTGAAATCAAAGAAATAAGCAACAATAAGAATACTAACAAGCATAGTGTCATTTTCAACATGCATTCgtgtttttattgaatattaaatatgaTGGTTATCAGATGATATGTAAATTGCATATACATGCATACTTTGTTTACTTAATTGTTAGCTTTAATTTTTTGCGTTGGTTTTTGgcttaaatatacattttcagatataatacatttgtttgtatcataaattatacattttaaataacaagtaAACCAACAACTAATATTTTAATCCATGctgatgttttattattgtaatacATGTCTATACACGTTCATTACACATTTGAATAAACATCACACTTTTTAGTGAGGTTATTTAATTTATGCCTACATGTTATTCATATCATGTCTTTACAACTTGATTTCTGATACTTAGTTTACATTGTTTTCAGACAAAGAAAAggtgaaataaaatgtacattataaCTTAAAATCATTGGTTACAATTCTAACTTACAGCGGCTCTTTGCATACAAAAGCTATTTTGAACGTGATTATCATTCATACGTTTTCATTCTGATAAATGATTCCATTCCTATCTTAATCAATTGTTGTTACATGCAACACttatataatgttttatgaaGGAGGCTATTATTTAATAATTCGTTTGTAAAATGTATTGATACCTAAATCCATGTATACGTAAGTGTACAAAACACGTTGGGTCTTAGATCGCATTATCCTATGGGAAAGCAACGAATGCAATAAATATGCGGTAACATGCATTATAACATCAACATGTGGATGCTGGCGACTACATCGACATGTCAATAGAGGCATCATAATGCTTGCATGTACTGATGTGTTATATGTATTTGGCAGTTCGATTTCAAATATGAAActtgaaattaattatatattttaatttaaagcgtttagaaaaacaacattgttttccATATACGATTATATTAAATCGGTAAAGTAATAAATGCTACCTATCAATAGCACTTCAGTCATGCAACGTTCGAAGTTCTGATAGACGCGCACATATATATCCCGGTATCGTCTCCTTGGAACTCGGTAATAACAATGTCCCTTTTATTTGCAGCCAATGATACGCGTGTTTTTATAGGATTTACAGTATCACTTTCctcatatttaaataatgttaacattcCATTAGAATTTATAGGTGGACCACTCCACGAAGGTCTAGCAACATTCAAAGCGCAGAGTACCGTAAATGTACTGTTCAAAGCCGCGTAGATTGTTGCGTTTACTGTTGACATTCCGTTCGGtctttaaatattaacaaaataatccaAACACAGTCACTTAACAATGCTATGTTATTATATTCAAcatagttttgttttgtaaagaaacacATTTACAAACAACTCAACTCTCAATCAAATGTATAATGAAATGAAAACGAATATTAAACTGCAAAAGAACGCTTTAAAAACGTGACCTAAATAACTGTGTTACATAGACATGGGTATTGATGTGCATCAAGAAAGGAAATTAAATACCTCATTACGACAGGCGTAAGCCTTACAAAATATAAAGGTTTAAACTCATTGAAGATTCGGATATTTAAAACCTCTGTCTTATATCGTTTAACAGTTAGGGCGGACAATATTAACACGGTGTTGaagtaaacatacaatataataaattaccttattaatcaaaaaatatatattatgtttcaGAAAATGTGTAATTTGTGTTGATACGGTTgagttcatgtacatgtagaagATGTTAACCTGTAGATACATTACGTGGCATATTTATCTCATTGAAGCGTGTGTACGTGACAAAAGCAAACCGATTTAAAACATAGTAATAAAATTACGTATTTCTGACATCAAAAAAAGACTTACGTTCCAGAATCATTTAAACTCGCCATCGCATGACACTACGTATGgcacataaataacaataacaaacatgTCATCTTCTAGCTTTGGTAAAGTAATATAGAAGTGTTGATTgtctttataattttttttacacaaacaatattaaattaGTATGAATGTATCGATGTTTGATATATAACAATGGTGAAATTGGCacgtttaaatatgttttttctaGTGAATATAGTGATTCCAAACCTACAAAAAACTTACCAAAGGAAAAAGTGAAATGCATTTAACATACGTAGCTCCCCGTGCAAATTTATACGTCCCTTCTTGCTCAGTCGTAAAAGGTCCAAACTGTAATTTCAGAATACCTTCACTTATATTCCCGCCTTGTGCAAGGGAACAGTTTTTGTAGAAAGGTCCTGCAAAAACAGTTCCTCCAAAATATGCCAAGACAAACATAGAGTAGTTTGAAGGAGTGAGTAGAGACAGCGATCCATCATCTGTTATATCAGCCGCGTAGGTCAAGACTGGCGATGAGCCAAGTCTTACAAAGTTTTTCTCAGTTGTTTTGCATGTATGAACACTTGCTGAAATAAAAAAAGTCTTTAGCTTAAAGTAATACATATGCACATAGTACCTGCTTATTACGTTTATACAGGTAATAGTTTAATAATAATCAgctacatttttaatttaaaacactgCAACATGTAGAATGTTCTGCGCTTCTTTTTTGGTATTATTATAGTTATCTCTTCTCGTTTTTATAGGTCATGTGATATATGAGTCTGTTACACCGGTATAAATTATGGCACTAGTAATACAACACGTCTGGAAATTATTTTGCAATTGTAGTTTACATTTCCGCAGGTCATTCAAAAACACCAGTacattatgttaaaaaaacaaacatcaagcCCAATTCACTTAAAATTACACTAACCTGGTATGAAAAATATCATGCATACCGCGATGAAAAGATAATTTTCGATCCGCTGAACACATTCCATATTTATACTTCCTGTGTGTATGTATGACTCGGTTAAATATTGTCACTCTATTGTCACTCTATCTTATTGATCGAGTGTCGATTACAAACGTGTTTGCAGTGTATGAATCGTTACTCGTAAGTTAATGATATACTACGCATGTGTTTGTAGTAAGTATACTTTTAGCTTAACTTAAGCGTTTTTAACTCTTTAAGTTTACTATGACGAACGTGTGAATTATGCATAATATTCGCCACTGACACTGTGAACATGCATATTTCTTGGAATGTACCTTGAACATTGATTGTTATATTGTTCTTGAATGTCAGTGATCACGCTGCACTGCCACCTATCTCCATCCTGCGAACGGTGTACGTGCAAGAAAGTAAGAGTTGTCAAAGTAGCATTGACGCATTCGTAAACGAATCCTGCAGGTAATGGCGATGTGTCCGACGTACAATTTCCGTTGTAAAACCCTATCCTCAAAATACTGCCAAAACCATTTCTTAACCAAGTTGTGGGAACTACTTGTCTGGGAAGGATACACGTTAGAGTCAGCGAACTGTTTTCAGTAACAATAACCTTAACTGAAAAATACGTGATACTATGTAGGAATCCTGTATATTAATAAaccaattttattaaaatgataaaaccGTTTTGTCCACGAATATGAGCAAATATTCAAACATGCAAAACTCCAGTTTTTATCACACATTTCTAATTCGTAAGGAATAGTGAATTTTGTAAACCGATATACAAAACGATACAAACTTTATgataaacaattgtattttgtACAGCCAAATCGCCATGTTGTTGAGTCCCTGACCCGATTACTGGGCAAATCCGTTGGTTTAAATGCAGTTGTTAGTATGCCCATATCAGCCTAATGCAATGAACGACATCTAGTATCTGAATCTACTGAAAGTAAAACTATTCAAACGAAACAAAATCACAATATATATTAATGCACACTACATACTGCAAATGATTACACCAAGGACAGCTTAATGGACATATTTGTTTATGCTTTTACCCACATAAATATATAAGGTGTGATATGATGTCAGTGTGTAGCTCAACTGCGCATAATgggctcatggtgagcttttttgatcgcctttcgTTCTTCGTTCGTCGATTGTCGTGCAGTGTTCGTCATGCATGGTGGACCTTTATCTTATGAATAATGTAGAAGTTGCATTCattttgcccaatctttatgaacttttatccaaatgatatcttgCCCACGTTTGAAACTGAGTAACGTAAGATTTAAGAACTCGGTCACTAGATCAGACTACATGTTTTGCcaattgttcatgaaatatgtTCAGAACATTGTTTAAACTTTCGGCCGAATCTGAAACTGAGTCAGGTAGGATCAAACATAACGTCTCAACGTGTGATGACATAACATGGGTAATACGGTTCAATTGAAGATAAAGCTTGTGAAAGCTCTAGTAGCCACATTCATTTCCAATGTATTTTGTATATCTTTCAGTAATAAAATGGTGCGTAAATAAGTTCTTTTAGACTTTCAATGTggcttatttgttttaattaattttaagttAAACAAGGAAATGATGCCTATGGTTGGTAGTTACTGATATACTGTTACCATAATTAACTGGAATCGTTGGCtatacaaataacaattataaCATACTTCCGGTAATttatatcaataatttaaaaagtggAAATAATACCTGGTAAATATCAATTCATTTTACTCATACAATATATAGTATAtgactattttttgtaataatttta
Encoded here:
- the LOC127834305 gene encoding uncharacterized protein LOC127834305; the encoded protein is MDDVEMSYSSVKWLPDNGTKSVLNYTAKRVDDDMKIYCTGNNTGKRLTSNRHAQLIIASFPEAPSSVAVTEIAANSVRVSWFFQLTGRMFQQFTVEVNENDGEWIEQTVSTAFFNLSSSAVYIDLTMLKESTYYRIRVYAENVLGRSGPSDIVSFTTLSVDVSGSDLPNTSSQSFSVGAISGSVVGGVILGLFLGILGSWIVVIRRTNTSSQRGIRPGPEITSEYLLGSDDAYSSIPPTPADRNQRVNPSQHAQDGSRIASAHLSGNDDAYSSIPTNPAERNQRVNQSQPAKGHGQVQDIHLSTGAAYENVVGDANAKQETQPGAMSTTAMYESLTHHDRGKEEYEMIKPSHK